A stretch of the Streptomyces sp. NBC_00078 genome encodes the following:
- a CDS encoding DUF4245 domain-containing protein: MAGSNGKQKTVRDMILSLGLIGIAAALIYVFIPHGDSAPDIKPVDYRVELLTARRAAAYPVAAPEGLSKDWKATSVRFQGDNFDAWHLGFHTPDAQYVQIEQSTQRPSEFIDDASQGASATKATQRIDGRTWTRYTGGRYDALVLTGKGSTTVVAGTGSFRQLTEMAQALKAS, encoded by the coding sequence GTGGCAGGTTCGAACGGCAAGCAGAAGACGGTCCGGGACATGATCCTCTCCCTGGGCCTCATCGGGATCGCGGCGGCGCTCATCTACGTCTTCATTCCGCACGGGGACTCGGCTCCGGATATCAAGCCGGTCGACTACCGCGTCGAGCTGCTCACGGCACGCCGCGCCGCGGCCTACCCGGTGGCCGCCCCCGAGGGCCTGTCCAAGGACTGGAAGGCGACCTCGGTCCGCTTCCAGGGCGACAACTTCGACGCCTGGCACCTGGGCTTCCACACTCCCGACGCCCAGTACGTGCAGATCGAGCAGTCGACTCAGCGGCCGTCGGAGTTCATCGACGACGCCAGCCAGGGCGCATCGGCGACCAAGGCCACCCAGCGGATCGACGGCAGGACGTGGACGCGTTACACCGGCGGCCGATACGACGCCCTCGTGCTCACGGGGAAGGGCTCGACGACCGTGGTCGCGGGCACGGGCTCGTTCCGGCAGCTGACGGAGATGGCGCAGGCGCTGAAGGCGTCGTAG
- the ppgK gene encoding polyphosphate--glucose phosphotransferase translates to MQIFGIDIGGSGIKGAPVDLDKGDLAQERCKVLTPHPATPDGVADGVKQVVDHFGWTGPVGLTFPGVVTGGSTIRTAANVDKSWIDTDARALFSERLGGLPVTVVNDADAAGVAEVHFGAGRDRKGTVILLTFGTGIGSAVFIDGVLVPNTELGHLELHGHDAEKRASSKAKDDGELTWEHWAHRVQKYLTHVEMLFSPELFVIGGGVSRKSEKFLHFIKGIKAEIVPAQLQNNAGIVGAAMHAADSPGK, encoded by the coding sequence ATGCAGATCTTCGGCATTGACATCGGTGGATCCGGGATCAAGGGCGCCCCTGTGGACCTGGACAAGGGGGACCTGGCCCAGGAGCGCTGCAAGGTGCTCACTCCGCACCCCGCGACGCCCGACGGCGTGGCCGACGGCGTGAAGCAGGTCGTCGACCACTTCGGCTGGACCGGTCCGGTCGGCCTCACCTTCCCCGGAGTGGTCACCGGCGGGTCCACCATCCGTACGGCGGCGAACGTCGACAAGAGCTGGATCGACACGGACGCGCGCGCGTTGTTCAGCGAGCGGCTCGGCGGCCTCCCGGTGACCGTGGTGAACGACGCGGACGCGGCGGGCGTCGCCGAGGTGCACTTCGGCGCGGGCAGGGACCGCAAGGGCACGGTCATCCTGCTGACCTTCGGCACCGGCATCGGCAGCGCCGTGTTCATCGACGGCGTCCTCGTGCCCAACACCGAGCTGGGCCACCTGGAGCTGCACGGCCACGACGCGGAGAAGCGCGCCTCCAGCAAGGCCAAGGACGACGGTGAGCTGACGTGGGAGCACTGGGCCCACCGCGTGCAGAAGTACCTCACCCACGTCGAGATGCTGTTCTCGCCCGAGCTGTTCGTCATCGGCGGCGGCGTCAGCCGCAAGTCCGAGAAGTTCCTGCACTTCATCAAGGGCATCAAGGCGGAGATCGTCCCGGCCCAGCTGCAGAACAACGCGGGAATCGTGGGAGCGGCGATGCACGCGGCGGACAGCCCGGGGAAGTAG
- the xseA gene encoding exodeoxyribonuclease VII large subunit, giving the protein MALNTSAEAPLPVGEVSRLIGGWIDRLGAVWVEGQITQLSRRPGAGVVFLTLRDPSYDISISVTCYRQVFDAVADVVSEGARVVVLAKPEWYAPRGQLSLRAAEIRPVGVGELLARLEQLKKTLAAEGLFAAERKKALPFLPQLIGLVCGRASAAERDVLENARHRWPAVRFEVRNVAVQGVHAVPQVVQAVKELDGLGDVDVIIVARGGGSVEDLLPFSDEQLVRAVAECRTPVVSAIGHEPDTPLLDYVADLRASTPTDAAKKVVPDVGEEYERVRLLRDRARRCVEAVVEREERGLAHALARPSMEDPHRMIDERADHVASLLDRSRRTLRHLLDRADSELTHTHARVVALSPAATLKRGYAVLQKTDGHVVRDPAEVDADETLRARVSEGEFSVRVDA; this is encoded by the coding sequence ATGGCTCTCAACACGTCCGCGGAAGCTCCGCTGCCCGTCGGTGAGGTGTCGCGGCTCATCGGGGGATGGATCGACCGGCTCGGTGCCGTCTGGGTCGAGGGGCAGATCACTCAGCTCTCGCGGCGGCCCGGTGCCGGCGTGGTGTTTCTGACGTTGCGTGATCCCTCGTACGACATCTCCATCAGCGTCACCTGCTACCGGCAGGTGTTCGACGCGGTCGCCGATGTCGTCAGCGAGGGCGCGCGGGTCGTCGTGCTCGCCAAGCCCGAGTGGTATGCGCCGCGTGGGCAGTTGTCGCTGCGGGCGGCCGAGATAAGGCCCGTGGGCGTCGGTGAACTCCTCGCCCGGCTGGAGCAGTTGAAGAAGACACTGGCCGCCGAGGGATTGTTCGCAGCGGAGCGGAAGAAGGCATTGCCCTTTCTTCCGCAGCTCATCGGGCTCGTCTGCGGCCGCGCCTCCGCCGCCGAGCGGGACGTCCTCGAAAACGCCCGGCACCGCTGGCCCGCCGTCCGCTTCGAGGTGCGCAACGTCGCCGTGCAGGGCGTGCACGCCGTCCCTCAGGTGGTGCAGGCGGTGAAGGAACTCGACGGGCTCGGGGACGTGGACGTGATCATCGTCGCGCGCGGCGGCGGCAGCGTGGAGGATCTGCTGCCGTTCTCCGACGAGCAGCTCGTCCGCGCCGTCGCCGAGTGCCGTACGCCGGTCGTCTCCGCCATCGGGCACGAGCCCGACACCCCTCTCCTGGACTACGTGGCCGACCTGCGCGCCTCCACCCCCACCGACGCCGCCAAGAAGGTCGTACCGGACGTGGGTGAGGAGTACGAGCGGGTGCGGTTGCTGCGCGACCGGGCCCGGCGGTGCGTCGAGGCCGTCGTCGAGCGCGAGGAGCGCGGGCTCGCGCATGCCCTCGCGCGGCCCTCGATGGAGGATCCGCACCGGATGATCGACGAGCGGGCCGATCACGTCGCCTCGCTGCTCGACCGCTCCCGGCGCACGCTCCGGCACCTCCTCGACCGCGCCGACTCCGAGCTGACGCACACGCACGCGCGCGTGGTGGCTCTCTCCCCCGCCGCCACCCTGAAGCGCGGGTACGCCGTGCTGCAGAAGACCGACGGGCATGTCGTCCGCGACCCGGCCGAGGTCGATGCGGACGAGACGCTGCGGGCGCGGGTCTCCGAGGGCGAGTTCTCCGTACGAGTCGACGCATAG
- a CDS encoding 4-hydroxy-3-methylbut-2-enyl diphosphate reductase — MVRMTASPGRRVLLAAPRGYCAGVDRAVIAVEQALEQYGAPIYVRHEIVHNKYVVQTLEKKGAIFVERTEEVPEGNIVMFSAHGVAPVVHEEAARGKLATIDATCPLVTKVHKEAVRFAGEDYDILLIGHEGHEEVIGTSGEAPEHIQLVDGPEDVAKVEVRDPSKVVWLSQTTLSVDETMETVDALQEKFPQLISPPSDDICYATQNRQLAVKQMGAEAELVIVVGSRNSSNSKRLVEVAKLAGSREAYLVDFADEIDEAWLEGVSTVGVTSGASVPEVLVEQVLEWLGQRGFEDVEIVKAAEESITFSLPKELRRDLRDEAASLIAERTGTSQE, encoded by the coding sequence ATGGTTCGCATGACTGCTTCGCCTGGCCGCCGTGTCCTGCTCGCCGCTCCCCGTGGCTACTGCGCGGGTGTGGACCGCGCCGTGATCGCCGTCGAGCAAGCCCTGGAGCAGTACGGGGCTCCGATCTACGTCCGGCACGAGATCGTGCACAACAAGTACGTCGTGCAGACCCTGGAGAAGAAGGGCGCCATTTTCGTCGAGCGGACGGAGGAGGTTCCCGAGGGGAACATCGTCATGTTCTCCGCGCACGGAGTCGCTCCCGTCGTCCACGAGGAGGCCGCACGGGGCAAGCTCGCCACGATCGACGCGACCTGCCCGCTCGTCACCAAGGTCCACAAGGAAGCCGTCCGCTTCGCGGGCGAGGACTACGACATCCTCCTGATCGGGCACGAGGGCCACGAGGAGGTCATCGGCACCTCCGGCGAGGCCCCCGAGCACATCCAGCTCGTCGACGGACCCGAGGACGTCGCCAAGGTGGAGGTCCGCGACCCCTCCAAGGTCGTGTGGCTGTCCCAGACCACCCTCTCCGTCGACGAGACGATGGAGACCGTCGACGCGCTGCAGGAGAAGTTCCCGCAGCTGATCTCGCCGCCCAGCGACGACATCTGCTATGCCACGCAGAACCGCCAGCTCGCGGTGAAGCAGATGGGCGCCGAGGCGGAACTCGTGATCGTGGTCGGCTCCCGCAACTCCTCGAACTCCAAGCGCCTGGTCGAGGTCGCCAAGCTCGCCGGTTCCCGCGAGGCCTACCTCGTGGACTTCGCCGACGAGATCGACGAGGCCTGGCTGGAGGGCGTGTCCACGGTCGGCGTCACCTCCGGTGCCTCCGTCCCCGAGGTCCTGGTCGAGCAGGTCCTGGAGTGGCTCGGGCAGCGCGGCTTCGAGGACGTGGAGATCGTCAAGGCGGCCGAGGAGTCCATCACCTTCTCGCTGCCCAAGGAGCTGCGCCGCGATCTGCGCGACGAGGCGGCGTCCCTGATCGCGGAGCGAACGGGCACCTCACAGGAGTGA
- a CDS encoding exodeoxyribonuclease VII small subunit produces the protein MTSKVAEETLGYEQARDELIEVVRRLEAGGTTLEESLALWERGEELAKVCRRWLDGARARLDAALAGEEAAGEEAAGEEPGE, from the coding sequence ATGACCAGCAAGGTGGCGGAAGAGACGCTCGGCTACGAGCAGGCCCGGGACGAGCTGATCGAGGTCGTACGCCGGCTGGAGGCGGGCGGCACGACGCTTGAGGAGTCCCTCGCGCTCTGGGAGCGGGGCGAGGAGCTGGCCAAGGTGTGCCGGCGCTGGCTGGACGGGGCGCGGGCACGGCTGGACGCGGCGCTGGCCGGGGAGGAAGCGGCCGGGGAGGAAGCGGCCGGGGAAGAGCCCGGCGAGTAG
- a CDS encoding DUF6542 domain-containing protein, translating into MEQHRSRPPHNGTHRGTHPLPPQARREGRGGGADGGRRPAAQRPATARPADRSPGVRRPGPPLFETVRRMPNPRLTGLGSGLFCAALMFVFGCLDQLLFGASPTLYGVLFLPVCLLTAIWTRKGDLLTAPVVVPIAFAVGLLPVADSGGGLPGRLMGLVTALATQAVWLYGGTLVAGVIATVRKVVLLRRRTDLHRPPAH; encoded by the coding sequence GTGGAGCAACACAGGTCGCGACCCCCGCACAACGGAACGCACCGCGGCACGCACCCGCTGCCGCCACAGGCGAGGCGCGAGGGAAGGGGCGGCGGCGCGGACGGCGGCAGGCGGCCCGCCGCACAGCGTCCCGCGACCGCCCGTCCTGCGGATCGGTCGCCGGGGGTACGCAGGCCGGGTCCGCCGCTGTTCGAGACGGTGCGGCGGATGCCCAATCCGCGGCTGACCGGGCTGGGCAGCGGTCTTTTCTGCGCGGCGCTGATGTTCGTGTTCGGGTGCCTCGACCAGCTGCTGTTCGGGGCGTCACCGACCTTGTACGGCGTGCTGTTCCTGCCGGTGTGCCTGCTGACCGCGATCTGGACGCGCAAGGGCGACCTGCTGACCGCCCCCGTCGTCGTACCGATCGCCTTCGCGGTGGGCCTGCTCCCCGTGGCCGACAGCGGCGGCGGGCTGCCCGGCCGGCTGATGGGCCTGGTGACGGCGCTGGCCACCCAGGCCGTGTGGCTGTACGGGGGGACACTGGTCGCGGGTGTGATCGCCACCGTAAGGAAGGTGGTCCTGCTGCGCCGCCGGACCGACCTGCACCGTCCCCCCGCGCACTGA
- a CDS encoding fumarate hydratase: MPEFAYTDLLPMGEDTTPYRLVTSEGVSTFEADGRTFLKVEPEALRKLAEEAIHDIQHYLRPAHLAQLRRIIDDPEASGNDKFVALDLLKNANIAAAGVLPMCQDTGTAIVMGKRGQNVLTDGGDEAALSRGIYDAYLNLNLRYSQMAPLTMWDEKNTGSNLPAQIELYATDGGAYKFLFMAKGGGSANKSFLYQETKAVLNEASMMKFLEEKIRSLGTAACPPYHLAIVVGGTSAEYALKTAKYASAHYLDEIPAEGSELGHGFRDKELEEKVFELTQKIGIGAQFGGKYFCHDVRVVRLPRHGASCPVAIAVSCSADRQAVAKITAEGVFLEQLETDPARFLPETTDEHLDEAGDVVRIDLNQPMDDILAELTKYPVKTRLSLTGPLVVARDIAHAKIKERLDAGEEMPQYLKDHPVYYAGPAKTPEGYASGSFGPTTAGRMDSYVEQFQAAGGSRVMLAKGNRSKQVTDACDAHGGFYLGSIGGPAARLAQDCIKKVEVVEYEELGMEAVWKIEVEDFPAFVVVDDKGNDFFQNPAPAPTFTSIPVRGPGLA, translated from the coding sequence ATGCCTGAGTTCGCGTACACCGATCTGCTCCCCATGGGAGAGGACACCACCCCCTACCGGCTGGTGACCTCCGAGGGTGTCTCCACCTTCGAGGCCGACGGGCGGACGTTCCTCAAGGTGGAGCCGGAGGCGCTGCGCAAGCTCGCCGAGGAGGCCATCCACGACATCCAGCACTACCTGCGCCCGGCCCACCTCGCCCAGCTGCGGCGCATCATCGACGACCCCGAGGCGTCGGGCAACGACAAGTTCGTGGCCCTGGACCTGCTGAAGAACGCCAACATCGCGGCCGCCGGCGTGCTCCCCATGTGCCAGGACACCGGCACGGCGATCGTCATGGGCAAGCGCGGACAGAACGTGCTCACGGACGGCGGCGACGAGGCGGCACTGAGCCGCGGGATCTACGACGCGTACCTGAACCTCAACCTGCGCTACTCGCAGATGGCCCCGCTGACCATGTGGGACGAGAAGAACACCGGCTCCAACCTGCCGGCCCAGATCGAGCTGTACGCCACCGACGGCGGCGCCTACAAGTTCCTGTTCATGGCGAAGGGCGGCGGCTCCGCCAACAAGTCGTTCCTGTACCAGGAGACGAAGGCCGTCCTGAACGAGGCCTCCATGATGAAGTTCCTGGAGGAGAAGATCCGTTCGCTGGGTACGGCCGCCTGCCCGCCGTACCACCTGGCGATCGTCGTCGGCGGTACGTCCGCCGAGTACGCGCTGAAGACCGCCAAGTACGCCTCCGCGCACTACCTGGACGAGATTCCCGCCGAGGGCTCCGAACTCGGTCACGGCTTCCGGGACAAGGAGCTGGAGGAGAAGGTCTTCGAGCTGACGCAGAAGATCGGGATCGGCGCGCAGTTCGGCGGCAAGTACTTCTGCCACGACGTGCGCGTCGTGCGCCTTCCGCGGCACGGCGCGTCCTGCCCGGTCGCCATCGCGGTGTCCTGCTCCGCCGACCGCCAGGCCGTCGCGAAGATCACCGCGGAAGGCGTCTTCCTGGAGCAGCTGGAGACGGACCCTGCGCGCTTCCTGCCGGAGACCACGGACGAGCACCTCGACGAGGCGGGTGACGTCGTCAGGATCGACCTCAACCAGCCGATGGACGACATCCTCGCCGAGCTGACCAAGTACCCGGTGAAGACCCGGCTTTCGCTCACCGGCCCGCTGGTCGTGGCCCGCGACATCGCGCACGCCAAGATCAAGGAGCGGCTGGACGCGGGCGAGGAGATGCCGCAGTACCTGAAGGACCACCCGGTGTACTACGCCGGCCCGGCGAAGACCCCCGAGGGTTACGCGTCCGGTTCCTTCGGGCCGACCACGGCCGGGCGCATGGACTCCTACGTCGAGCAGTTCCAGGCCGCCGGCGGCTCCAGGGTGATGCTCGCCAAGGGCAACCGGAGCAAGCAGGTCACGGACGCGTGTGACGCGCACGGCGGCTTCTACCTCGGCTCCATCGGCGGGCCGGCCGCCCGGCTCGCCCAGGACTGCATCAAGAAGGTCGAGGTCGTCGAGTACGAGGAGCTCGGCATGGAGGCCGTCTGGAAGATCGAGGTCGAGGACTTCCCGGCGTTCGTCGTGGTCGACGACAAGGGCAACGACTTCTTCCAGAATCCTGCTCCGGCTCCGACGTTCACGTCGATTCCGGTACGGGGCCCCGGGCTGGCGTAG
- a CDS encoding malonic semialdehyde reductase translates to MSLVLDPAAQDLLFREARTANTFTDEPVTDEQIQAIYDLVKYGPTAFNQSPLRVTLVRSAEARERLVQHMAEGNQPKTATAPLVAILSADNEFHEELPTLFPHFPAAKDVFFSERPAREGAAGLNAALQAAYFIIGVRAAGLAAGPMTGLDFAGVQKEFLDDDHTPLMVVNIGKPGEDAWFPRSPRLAYDEVVTTV, encoded by the coding sequence ATGTCTCTCGTTCTCGACCCCGCCGCCCAGGACCTGCTGTTCCGCGAGGCCCGTACCGCCAACACCTTCACCGACGAGCCGGTGACGGACGAGCAGATCCAGGCGATCTACGACCTCGTCAAGTACGGCCCGACCGCCTTCAACCAGTCGCCGCTGCGCGTCACCCTGGTCCGCTCCGCCGAGGCCCGCGAGCGCCTGGTGCAGCACATGGCCGAGGGCAACCAGCCCAAGACAGCCACCGCCCCGCTGGTCGCGATCCTCTCCGCGGACAACGAGTTCCACGAGGAGCTGCCGACCCTCTTCCCGCACTTCCCGGCCGCCAAGGACGTCTTCTTCTCCGAGCGCCCGGCCCGTGAGGGTGCCGCCGGCCTGAACGCCGCGCTGCAGGCCGCCTACTTCATCATCGGCGTCCGTGCCGCGGGCCTCGCCGCCGGCCCGATGACCGGTCTCGACTTCGCGGGCGTCCAGAAGGAGTTCCTGGACGACGACCACACCCCGCTGATGGTCGTCAACATCGGCAAGCCGGGCGAGGACGCCTGGTTCCCGCGCTCCCCGCGCCTGGCGTACGACGAGGTCGTCACCACGGTCTGA
- a CDS encoding DUF1707 domain-containing protein yields MDLHKHTEPAPAVADLRASDADRDRIADLLRDALAEGRLTADEHAERVEGVLAAKTVGELEVFIRDLPAAHRHRAAPGFAAAPNRPTVGAIPADPDDNVVAVFSSAARKGRWRAGRRIHAYAVFGTVEIDLSEALFEYQQVVIKAISVFGNVEVRVPENVSLRGTGGGVLGNFEVDTLDSTDPDAPVVYVDGWAVLGNVEARPKRGKLVADILDRVQHKVDRSLRKHLDR; encoded by the coding sequence GTGGACCTTCACAAGCACACCGAACCCGCGCCCGCGGTGGCCGACCTGCGCGCCTCGGACGCCGACCGCGACCGCATCGCCGACCTCCTGCGCGACGCCCTCGCCGAGGGGCGCCTGACAGCCGACGAGCACGCCGAGCGTGTGGAGGGTGTGCTCGCCGCCAAGACGGTCGGCGAGCTGGAGGTCTTCATACGGGACCTGCCCGCCGCCCACCGGCACCGCGCGGCCCCCGGCTTCGCCGCGGCCCCGAACCGGCCCACGGTGGGGGCGATCCCGGCGGACCCCGACGACAATGTGGTGGCGGTGTTCAGCAGCGCCGCCCGCAAGGGCCGCTGGCGCGCGGGCCGCCGTATCCACGCGTACGCGGTCTTCGGCACCGTGGAGATAGACCTCAGCGAGGCGCTCTTCGAGTACCAGCAGGTCGTGATCAAGGCCATCTCCGTGTTCGGCAACGTCGAGGTCCGAGTCCCGGAGAACGTGTCGCTGCGCGGCACCGGCGGCGGCGTACTGGGCAACTTCGAGGTGGACACCCTCGACTCGACGGATCCGGACGCCCCGGTCGTCTACGTCGACGGATGGGCCGTCCTCGGCAATGTCGAGGCGCGGCCGAAGCGCGGCAAGCTCGTCGCCGACATCCTCGATCGTGTCCAGCACAAGGTCGACAGGAGTTTGCGCAAGCATCTGGATCGTTGA
- the glpX gene encoding class II fructose-bisphosphatase: MTEHHQLPSELEVPREAPDRNLALELVRVTEAAAMAAGRWVGRGDKNGADGAAVRAMRSLVSTVSMNGVVVIGEGEKDEAPMLFNGERVGDGTGPECDIAVDPIDGTTLTAKGMPNAIAVLAAADRGSMFDPSAVFYMDKLVTGPEAADFVDIDAPVSVNIRRVAKAKRSTPEDVTVVILDRPRHEGIIKEIREAGARIKLISDGDVAGSIYALREGTGVDMLLGIGGTPEGIISACAVKCLGGTIQGKLWPKDDEERARAIDAGHDLGRVLTTDDLVSGENVFFVATGITDGELLRGVRYRSETATTDSIVMRSKSGTVRRIDSEHRLSKLRAYSAIDFDRAK; the protein is encoded by the coding sequence ATGACCGAGCATCATCAGTTGCCGTCCGAACTCGAAGTTCCCCGCGAAGCCCCTGACCGCAACCTTGCCCTGGAGCTCGTCCGGGTGACCGAAGCAGCCGCGATGGCCGCGGGCCGCTGGGTCGGGCGGGGCGACAAGAACGGCGCCGACGGTGCCGCGGTGCGCGCCATGCGCTCCCTCGTCTCCACCGTGTCGATGAACGGCGTGGTCGTCATCGGCGAGGGCGAGAAGGACGAGGCCCCGATGCTCTTCAACGGCGAGCGCGTCGGTGACGGGACCGGCCCTGAGTGCGACATCGCCGTCGATCCGATCGACGGCACGACGCTGACCGCCAAGGGCATGCCGAACGCCATCGCGGTGCTGGCCGCCGCCGACCGCGGGTCGATGTTCGACCCGTCCGCCGTCTTCTACATGGACAAGCTGGTCACCGGCCCCGAGGCCGCCGACTTCGTCGACATCGACGCGCCGGTGTCCGTGAACATCCGCCGGGTCGCCAAGGCGAAGCGCTCCACGCCGGAGGACGTCACCGTGGTGATCCTGGACCGGCCTCGGCACGAGGGGATCATCAAGGAGATCCGGGAGGCCGGCGCACGCATCAAGCTGATCTCCGACGGCGATGTCGCCGGTTCGATCTACGCGCTCCGCGAGGGCACCGGCGTCGACATGCTGCTCGGCATCGGCGGTACGCCCGAGGGAATCATCTCCGCCTGTGCGGTGAAGTGCCTGGGCGGGACGATCCAGGGCAAGCTGTGGCCGAAGGACGACGAGGAGCGGGCGCGGGCCATCGACGCCGGGCACGACCTCGGCCGGGTGCTGACGACCGACGACCTCGTGTCCGGGGAGAACGTGTTCTTCGTGGCGACCGGGATCACCGACGGCGAGCTGCTGCGGGGTGTGCGGTACCGCTCGGAGACCGCGACGACCGACTCGATCGTGATGCGGTCGAAGTCGGGGACGGTGCGCAGGATCGACTCCGAGCACCGGCTCAGCAAGCTGCGCGCCTACAGCGCGATTGATTTCGATCGCGCCAAATAG
- a CDS encoding aspartate ammonia-lyase, giving the protein MTDYRIEHDSMGEVRVPADAKWRAQTQRAVENFPVSGQRIERAHIEALARIKGAAAKVNARLGVLDKDIAEAIQEAAGEVARGDWDEQFPIDVFQTGSGTSSNMNTNEVVATLATERLGRDVHPNDHVNASQSSNDVFPSSIHIAATAAVTRDLIPALEHLAGSLQRKAEEFGDVVKSGRTHLMDATPVTLGQEFGGYAAQIRYGVERLYASLPRLAELPLGGTAVGTGINTPPGFSAAVIEEVARVTGLPLTEARDHFEAQGARDGIVETSGQLRTIAVGLTKIANDLRWMASGPRTGLAEIALPDLQPGSSIMPGKVNPVIPEAVLMVAAQVVGNDATVATAGAAGNFELNVMLPVIARNVLESVRLLANVSRLLADRTVDGITANRERAREYAESSPSVVTPLNKYIGYEEAAKVAKKALAERRTIRQVVLDGGYVERGDLTLEQLDEALDVLRMTHP; this is encoded by the coding sequence ATGACCGACTACCGCATCGAGCACGACTCCATGGGCGAGGTCCGTGTCCCCGCCGACGCCAAGTGGCGGGCCCAGACCCAGCGTGCCGTCGAGAACTTCCCCGTCTCCGGCCAGCGCATCGAGCGCGCCCACATCGAGGCCCTCGCCCGCATCAAGGGCGCCGCCGCGAAGGTGAACGCACGGCTCGGCGTGCTCGACAAGGACATCGCCGAGGCGATCCAGGAGGCGGCCGGGGAGGTCGCCCGGGGGGACTGGGACGAGCAGTTCCCCATCGACGTCTTCCAGACCGGTTCCGGCACCTCGTCGAACATGAACACCAACGAGGTCGTCGCCACCCTCGCCACGGAGCGGCTCGGCAGGGACGTACACCCCAATGACCATGTGAACGCGTCCCAGTCGTCCAACGACGTCTTCCCCTCCTCCATCCACATCGCCGCCACGGCCGCCGTGACGCGGGATCTCATCCCGGCTCTGGAGCATCTCGCCGGCTCGCTTCAGCGCAAGGCGGAGGAGTTCGGTGATGTCGTGAAGTCCGGGCGGACTCATCTGATGGATGCCACGCCCGTGACGCTGGGGCAGGAGTTCGGGGGGTACGCGGCCCAGATCCGGTACGGCGTCGAGCGGCTGTACGCCTCCCTCCCCCGCCTCGCCGAGCTGCCCCTCGGGGGGACGGCGGTCGGCACCGGCATCAACACGCCGCCCGGGTTCTCCGCGGCGGTCATCGAGGAGGTCGCCCGGGTCACCGGGCTGCCGCTCACCGAGGCCCGCGACCACTTCGAGGCGCAGGGCGCGCGGGACGGGATCGTCGAGACGAGCGGGCAGCTCAGGACCATCGCGGTGGGGCTGACCAAGATTGCCAACGATCTGCGCTGGATGGCTTCCGGGCCGCGGACCGGCCTCGCCGAGATCGCTCTCCCCGACCTGCAGCCCGGGTCCTCGATCATGCCCGGCAAGGTCAACCCCGTCATCCCCGAGGCCGTGCTCATGGTCGCCGCCCAGGTCGTCGGGAACGACGCGACGGTGGCCACCGCGGGCGCCGCCGGCAACTTCGAGCTCAACGTGATGCTGCCGGTCATCGCCAGGAACGTGCTGGAGTCCGTCCGGCTGCTGGCGAACGTCTCCCGGCTGCTCGCCGACCGGACCGTGGACGGGATCACCGCGAACCGGGAGCGGGCGCGCGAGTACGCCGAGTCCTCGCCCTCCGTGGTCACCCCGCTCAACAAGTACATCGGGTACGAGGAGGCCGCCAAGGTCGCCAAGAAGGCGCTCGCCGAACGGAGGACGATCCGCCAAGTCGTCCTGGACGGCGGGTACGTGGAGCGCGGCGACCTCACACTGGAGCAGCTCGACGAGGCGCTGGATGTCCTGCGGATGACGCATCCGTAA
- a CDS encoding WhiB family transcriptional regulator, which translates to MLQPPHSSLQVAAVLAQRVPVRDRDQDAPWHTEAVCRRDEAGLFFAPSKEPTAARLSREEAAKRVCARCPVMVECREHALLQPEPYGVWGGLTAAERRVVLARRRRREMELKKTARADQIAAAG; encoded by the coding sequence GTGCTGCAACCGCCGCATTCGTCCCTGCAGGTAGCTGCCGTTTTGGCCCAGCGGGTGCCAGTGCGGGACAGGGACCAAGACGCTCCATGGCACACCGAGGCGGTGTGCCGGCGCGACGAGGCCGGCCTGTTCTTCGCCCCCTCCAAGGAACCCACTGCCGCCCGGCTCTCCCGCGAGGAGGCCGCCAAGCGAGTCTGTGCCCGCTGCCCGGTCATGGTCGAGTGCCGAGAGCACGCGCTGCTGCAACCCGAGCCCTACGGCGTCTGGGGCGGCCTCACCGCCGCCGAGCGCCGCGTCGTCCTGGCCCGGCGCCGCCGCCGCGAGATGGAACTGAAGAAGACGGCGCGGGCGGATCAGATAGCGGCCGCCGGCTGA